The Caulifigura coniformis genome includes a region encoding these proteins:
- a CDS encoding type IV pilus twitching motility protein PilT has protein sequence MAFIQIDKLLETVVREKASDLHITTGQPPVVRAGGHMVKLETKSLEAEDTVSLMKSITPERNQQELQETGGTDFGFAFGDKARFRVAVFKQRGHIGLVLRRIPNEFLTFEQLGLPPVIGELIMRPRGLLLVTGPTGSGKTTSLASMINYINDTVDHHIITLEDPIEYYHKHKRSTINQREIGVDVPSFPEALRRALRMDPDVILVGEMRDLETISAAITAAETGHVVFGTLHTSSAQGTVDRIIDVFPTNQQEQIRTQLSTSIIGILSQALLARIPKGMVAAYEMLVVTPAIANLIREAKTYRITSSIQTGRKFGMQLLDDALFDLWRKGLCEEKSVMMKSNNPGELKARITNAKKGVYDENAEDEEDEDDDE, from the coding sequence ATGGCGTTTATCCAGATCGACAAGCTGCTGGAGACGGTCGTCCGCGAAAAGGCGAGCGACCTTCATATCACGACTGGCCAGCCCCCGGTCGTGCGGGCCGGCGGCCACATGGTGAAGCTGGAAACCAAGTCGCTCGAAGCCGAGGACACGGTTTCGCTGATGAAGTCCATCACGCCGGAGCGCAACCAGCAGGAACTCCAGGAAACAGGAGGAACCGACTTCGGATTCGCCTTCGGCGACAAGGCCCGCTTCCGCGTGGCCGTGTTCAAACAGCGCGGCCACATCGGGCTGGTGCTCCGGCGAATTCCGAACGAGTTCCTGACGTTCGAACAGCTCGGCCTGCCGCCCGTGATCGGCGAGCTGATCATGCGCCCCCGCGGACTGCTGCTCGTGACCGGGCCGACCGGCTCCGGCAAAACCACCTCCCTGGCGTCGATGATCAACTACATCAACGACACGGTCGATCACCACATCATCACGCTCGAAGACCCGATCGAGTACTACCACAAGCACAAGCGGTCGACGATCAACCAGCGTGAAATCGGCGTGGACGTCCCCAGCTTCCCGGAAGCGCTGCGGCGAGCCCTGCGTATGGACCCCGACGTCATCCTCGTCGGTGAAATGCGAGACCTCGAAACGATCTCCGCGGCCATCACCGCGGCCGAAACCGGTCACGTCGTGTTCGGAACGCTACATACTTCCAGCGCGCAGGGAACGGTCGACCGTATTATCGACGTCTTTCCGACCAACCAGCAGGAGCAGATCCGAACGCAGCTTTCGACCTCGATCATCGGGATCCTGTCGCAGGCGCTGCTGGCGCGCATTCCGAAGGGCATGGTGGCCGCCTACGAAATGCTCGTCGTCACGCCGGCCATCGCCAACCTGATCCGCGAGGCCAAGACCTACCGAATCACTTCGTCCATCCAGACCGGACGTAAGTTCGGAATGCAGCTGCTCGACGACGCCCTGTTCGACCTGTGGCGAAAAGGACTGTGCGAAGAAAAATCGGTGATGATGAAGTCGAACAATCCGGGCGAACTCAAGGCCCGGATCACGAACGCCAAGAAAGGCGTCTACGACGAAAACGCGGAAGACGAAGAGGACGAAGATGATGACGAATGA
- a CDS encoding GspE/PulE family protein: MQNWLEQFVEDGTISADQLAEAEEMASSMGIAPEEALVRLEYVSEAQIGQAKALVYGYEFVDLTDFEIPHSVIEMVPESVARENSVVPIEFSNDKLAVAVVDPMNFEVVEKLRFILNRDVDMKMASKESILEAINRHYGQSETESVDSMLMEFTETAIDFTETELGQAQKDAEAEESAPIVRLVNLIITEAVNMRASDIHIEPFEDRVRIRYRIDGVLIERDSPPKRLLSALISRLKIMGRIDIAEKRRPQDGRIKTRVGGRDFDLRVSILPTNHGQAMVMRILDRDNIKVGIRNLGFSEDNYRKFQNIIRRPNGIFLVTGPTGSGKTTTLYSALGELNRPDRKIITAEDPVEYYLPGINQVEVKSSIGLNFQRIIRAMLRQAPNVILVGEIRDAETAEMAIQASLTGHLVFSTLHTNDAPSSITRLIDMGVQPFLVASSVMAVMAQRLVRVICAKCVENYRPDVTELKEFDISEEQLANAIFRRGKGCNNCSHTGYRGRKAVFELMMMNSTIREMTFRSEPAQNIRRQARLFGMKTLAEDALDKALQGITTLSEAYSLRSGD; encoded by the coding sequence ATGCAGAACTGGCTTGAGCAGTTCGTAGAGGACGGCACCATCAGTGCCGACCAGCTCGCCGAAGCGGAAGAAATGGCGTCCAGCATGGGAATCGCGCCCGAAGAGGCGCTGGTCCGGCTGGAATACGTCTCCGAGGCGCAGATCGGGCAGGCCAAGGCCCTTGTCTACGGATACGAGTTCGTCGACCTGACGGACTTCGAGATCCCGCATTCTGTGATCGAAATGGTTCCCGAATCGGTGGCGCGCGAAAACAGCGTCGTGCCGATTGAATTCTCGAACGACAAGCTCGCCGTCGCGGTCGTCGACCCGATGAACTTTGAAGTCGTCGAAAAACTGCGGTTCATCCTGAACCGCGACGTCGACATGAAGATGGCTTCCAAGGAGTCGATCCTCGAAGCGATCAACCGCCACTATGGCCAGAGCGAAACCGAGTCGGTCGACTCCATGCTGATGGAGTTCACCGAAACGGCGATCGATTTCACCGAAACGGAGCTCGGCCAGGCGCAGAAAGACGCCGAGGCCGAAGAGAGCGCTCCGATCGTGCGGCTGGTGAACCTGATCATCACCGAAGCCGTGAACATGCGGGCAAGCGATATCCATATCGAGCCCTTCGAGGATCGCGTCCGTATCCGCTACCGCATCGACGGAGTGCTGATCGAACGCGACAGCCCGCCCAAGCGACTGCTCTCCGCTTTGATCTCGCGTCTGAAGATCATGGGACGGATCGACATCGCCGAGAAGCGGCGTCCGCAGGACGGACGCATCAAGACCCGCGTCGGAGGCCGCGATTTCGACCTCCGCGTGAGCATCCTGCCGACGAACCATGGCCAGGCGATGGTCATGCGTATTCTCGACCGCGATAACATCAAGGTCGGTATCCGCAACCTCGGCTTCAGCGAAGACAACTACCGCAAGTTCCAGAACATCATCCGCCGTCCGAACGGCATCTTCCTCGTCACCGGACCGACAGGATCTGGCAAGACGACGACGCTCTACTCCGCCCTCGGGGAACTCAACCGGCCGGACCGGAAGATCATCACGGCGGAAGACCCCGTCGAATACTACCTGCCCGGGATCAACCAGGTGGAAGTGAAGTCGTCGATCGGCCTCAACTTCCAGCGCATCATTCGCGCGATGCTTCGCCAGGCCCCCAACGTCATTCTCGTGGGAGAAATCCGCGACGCCGAAACGGCCGAAATGGCAATCCAGGCGTCGCTGACGGGACACCTGGTGTTCAGCACGCTCCATACGAACGACGCCCCCAGCTCGATCACCCGACTGATCGACATGGGCGTGCAGCCGTTCCTCGTCGCCTCATCGGTCATGGCCGTGATGGCCCAGCGACTCGTGCGGGTGATCTGTGCCAAGTGCGTCGAGAACTATCGCCCGGACGTGACGGAACTCAAGGAGTTCGACATCTCCGAGGAGCAGCTGGCGAATGCCATCTTCCGGCGCGGCAAGGGATGCAACAATTGCTCGCATACCGGATACCGGGGCCGCAAGGCCGTGTTCGAGCTGATGATGATGAACAGCACGATCCGGGAAATGACTTTCCGCAGCGAACCCGCGCAGAACATTCGCCGGCAGGCGAGGCTGTTCGGCATGAAGACGCTCGCGGAGGATGCGCTCGACAAGGCACTGCAGGGAATCACGACGCTGTCGGAAGCGTATTCGCTCCGCTCCGGCGATTGA